TGCTTTTCTATGTTTTCTTGAGAATCGTCCTGATTATGTCCTTTCCCTATTGTCAGTAAACAGAGACTATTGTCCGAGTACATGGTTCTTGGAAGGCTTAATTAAGAAACACCAGAGACATTCTGATATCCATTGAGAACCACTGCTTCCCCCATTGGTACGTGACTAGACCTTTGTAAACTTCCTACTGGATAATACAACGATCCCCGTGGGCACCAGAACAACAAGTGCAAGAAGTGTATACTTTAAGCTTCGTCTCATGCCAAATCACacctaattattttttgtaaacaCAAGGGACCGTTGGTCAAACCACATTAAATAAGCAAAGACCATTGGGAATCACTCAGCGTGTTTTCTCACCGGATGCCCCGGAAGAGACAGAACAGTTTGCATCTTATTGTGTGCATTCAACCAAAATAAGAATGATAGCCAAAGGCTGGAGCTGGCAATCTTTATCTATGGACACTCTTTGATTCTGATGCACAGCCAAATGGGGCCAGTGAGCTTTTTCGGCGCAGGCGCCAGAAACATCGACCTGGTGATCCATCTCAGTATAGAACTTTTGGCTCAGCGTGTTTCATCCTCTAGATTGCGGAAACCAGCTGTTAGATCCTCATGCAGCTTCTTAAACTTTGCAACCagagcttcttctccttcagcTGGATCCTCAAATTTCTGGGACCTACATATGTAAACCACCAAATTAGAAGATCCAATGAGCCCTCTAAATTCGCTCTCACAAGTGCAATTAGTATACTTACACCAAACGGTAGAAGAGATCTCCCACCCGATGCTTGATGAGGGTGTAAGTTATCTTCTGACCATCCATACCAGCAGCTCTCTCCACAGCCTGCATAAGTGATCGAGTCTACTCTCACAAAGGAATCCCCACACAATCCACTTAAATTGGATCTGAACAGATACATATGAAACTGCAAGTTCACAGTGAATTTGACATCTCTTTTGACAAAGTTAAGAAGCATCTCCAAAAGTGTGATTTCACAAGTAATCCAACATATACTGAATTTAACCACTgagggttcgccccagtggtcacctttccaacttggaagggggaggtgtggggttcaaatccccacctcctcagaggggattggggtggggacgatttcatttaaggagtgggtttcgactcccacgccttgtaaggaggcagggcaaaagtttgagaatgattgttagagtaggattagagtaggaccaaccaaaaaaaaaaaaaaacatatactGAATTTCATCATCAATACCATAAAGAGGGTGATCTTGTACTCCTACAAGTGCCTCTAACTAGCACACGACGAGCTAAATTTATTACTACTGCTGTTCAGTATTCACTGCTTATCCTGATTATTTTGAAATGCAAAATAAAGTTGAATTCAGACATATATGAAATCAAACTATAGACAAGACGAAACATAAGATTAAGAAGCATGCTAacagccagagagagagaggggggagagagagagagagagagagagagcacacgaaatattggaagaaaaaactCTTACCTGGTTGGCCAAATTATAGAAATGGATGATATTGCGCATCATCCAAACAGACTTGTAAAAGGGGCAAAATTTATCATACCTGTCAAATTTGATGGAGAACAATGTTCCTCTCAGAAAAGACCACCAAAGGAtgtaatatgaaaataataCATTAGGCAAGACTCACCAACGGTGAGCAATGTAATCTTGTACTTACGGAGTAAAAGCATTCTGAGCAAGATAATCTTCCCTCAAGAGCTTCGCAGTTTCCAGTGTAATTTTATCTCCTTCTGCTAAAGCATCTTTGCCCACGAGCTGCAGTTAAAAAGAAAGCCAAATATCCATATTATCAACAGTTGCTTCACATGTCAGAGGATATGCAAACACGGAATAGTATACATGATCCATGTGAACAGAGTTGGTCAGAGGAAAAGTATACATGATACATGTAAATAGAGTCGGTGACagtttaaacaaaaatttaatcatcgaaaaaaaaaacatacctGCACAATTTCGTTCAAATCATCTTCTCTCTGAAGCACCTCACGAGCCTTTGTCCTGATGTTGATAAAATCTGGATCAAATTGGTCGTAGAATGATTCCAATGCCTGTGTAGTATAAAGGGTCTAAGTTAAATATGTTCAAAAACAGCACTCGCGGTGTATGTTTTCATTTGAGGACAGCCTAAGGTATTTCACAAAAGAACCTATAAGCCTTGCACACACGTATGCCCAGTTTGGAGCTCACCGATGAATACTTTGAGTAAGAAATGAGCCAATTCAcagaaggaaaatgttttctctggGCAAGTTTCTTATCCAGACCCCAGAAGACCTGAGAATTACAAGAATGCAAATTATATTAAGGCTGTGTAGATAAGCTTTACTAAGGATAAAGTAAAGATGCATGTGAATGGAGACTAGAAAGGTTCAATGTCATAAACTGCCCAATCTTGCTTTCGTGTGTTATAATGGATTATCTGTAGAACATTGCCTAGGCTGCTTGTTAAGGTGACTTAAGCAATTAACCAAAAAAGTAAACATTAAGCTTCAGAAGTTGAAGAAGTTATAAACCAACAGATTCCTATCTCGTGATACTTTTCCAAAATATCTAAAGATAATTATCTTCACATGTGATTTACCACTGATCACTACACATGACATCAGCATGGCTCAAAGTTCAGAATATAAGTTAAAGAAGTACCTGGACAATGCTAAGGGTTGCAGATGTCACAGGATCTGAAAAATCTCCTCCAGGAGGAGAAACAGCACCAACAATAGTGACACTGCCTGTCCGCTCTGGCCCACCCAAACATTTTACCTTCCCAGCTCGTTCATAAAAGGATGCTAAACGTGCCGCTAGATACGCAGGATACCCGCTATCAGCAGGCATTTCTGCCTGTAGGATTTCGAGAATGAGAATTTCATGCACAAGAGATTTTCATTTCTGATTACGTGACAACTAATTATAGAAGAAAACACAATTGAATCCAGCACAAAGAGCACCAGGACATGGCAAAATGATTTTGCAGAGGCTGTCAGGTACAAAGACACATGAGAGCAACTTACCAGCCGTCCAGAGATTTCACGCAGTGCTTCTGCCCAACGAGATGTTGAATCTGCCATCATGCTGACATTGCGGCCCATATCCCTGAAGTATTCAGCAATAGTAATACCTGATAGATATACCAAAGTCAAACAGTGCTCCCATGTCCTCAAGTTTCCAATCCCTTCTCTTAAAAGTGAATACCCAATTAAGACAATGGAAAAATACACATTGGTTCAACACAAGATAAAAGTATACTAATTATCAATGTGAAAAATTATTCTTATGTCTTTTGCCCCCCTCCCGACTGATCCAAAATGATAAGTTGTCATGTTTTATTCTGTCCTATCTAATGGGGTCATCAGAAAACCAATGCAGACAAGAACCTCAACCAGTACACCCCTTAAAGCCACATGAGGAACCAAAATAAACCGGCAGAGGACATAGATTATACCAGTATAAATTGATGCCTCCCGAGCTGCCACAGGCATATTAGATGTATTGGCTACCAGTGTAGTACGCTTCATGACAGATTCTTCGCGACCATCAGGCAATGTCATGGTTAGTTGAGGGAAATCCATAAGAACCTGAAATACAGATCTTAAATATATTATCTTCAGCAGACAATAAGCAAAACATGAAATGATCAGTCACAACATGCACATACCTCTGCCATTTCATTTCCACGTTCTCCACAGCCAACATATACCACAGCTTCAGAGTTGGAATACTGCAAATGAGACAAGGTATATCTTTTCAATTAacttatataaaagaaaaacttttatGGCAGTATCATCAATATATGGTGGAAGATGCCTGCCTAATCATCCTCAAACTAATGGTAACAAATACCTTCGAAAGAGCTTGACTAATCACAGTTTTCCCACAGCCAAATGCTCCAGGAATGGCACAGGTTCCACCAAGAACAGAAGGAAAAAGTGCATCGAGCACACGCTGTCATGAGATATAGCTACATTCAATACTTTTACAAGCAAAAGCAGTCACGAAAGTACTTTGGAGATATATTTTTGCATAGTCATTACCTGACCAGTAAGCAATGGAGTATCAGCAGCCAGCTTTGATGCAACTGGTCTAGGTGTACGAACTGGCCAAGTCTGAAAAGGATTACACAATATGGCACGAGATTTAAAAAGTGACCAAGGTCTCGACAAAGGCAGACACAAAATGCATCCATGTAACAAAAGTTGAAACCTGTAGCATGGTTAATTGCTTTTTGACGCCTTGAAACTCAAGTTCTAGCACCGTATCCTGCAATTGCAAACAGATCAAGAAGTCACCCCACAATTGTGTAAGGATCCTTCTACTGATGAGTTCAACAATCATGAGCTGCCTCTAGAGGACAGAAGTCCATCCGACAGTAACGAACTTCTTTAATTAGGTTATGGCAATGGATCATTTGTTGAAAGGAGAGTATACTTTGAAAAACTGTCAGATTATATATTGAAATACAGAGACTTGCATCTATGGGATGTAAATGGGATCTTGACcaatgagatttttcatgatcacTTCTGTGTCATCTTGAAACAAAATATACTCAGAGGCCAAAGGTCGCCATAGAATCTTGCTCCATTCAACATTTGAACAGGATAAGaatatagcaagcaaaagctgGTACACAGAATCCCTTATCAGCAAATTGTTCATCAAATGACCTTCCTTCTTTAAGAGTCATGTGATGTTGAGCATGCCACAAGTACATATGAAGATCATCGAAAGACCAAGATAATATGACATATTATCGTGCATCTTAATAGATGAAACATATGCAACAAAAATACCAAGCGCCTCGGTGATTTCGACACTGAATTTAAGAACTAAAGATTAAAAACCAGTTTTAGCTACAACCTACGTGGCTAGGCAAAGTATTGACAAAAAGCGGACCAACCTTCAATGAATATTGACCAGGCGGTGCAATGTAAGTGATTTTTCCCATGGAGTCAGGAGGTAGCGCAACATGATGTTGCATTAAACTATTCTCGAAGACGGTCTGCAATAACACGAACCCATATGGAAACTTGATTAAAGCAGAACAGAAAGCAAATGAAAGCAGGCCTGACCCTAATAAGGTACAAACTTCCATAAATTTCCTAGATGAAACTAACTTACAGCATATAGGTCTCCTCCTGTCAAAAGATCACCTTCACCTGCGTCCAACAATTGCAAGTCGATTGATGAATGAACATCCATACCAGGTCAGTCCAATATCAATTGGATTTAAATGTTACCGATTTTTTTAGGCTGAAACTCCCAGAGTATGTCTTTGTCTAGAGCAGGAACAGATACACCACGAGGAATATAGACGTCACCAGATATTTTGGCAATGGTTTTCAAGGGTCTCTGAAATTGTGACAGCACATTTAGAGCCACGAACCAAAGACTAGTAAGCCACAAATAATAGAAAGGCATCGGGGTAGACCTGAATTCCGTCAAAAATGTTTCCCAAGATTCCAGGACCCAACTCCACCGACAGAGGCTGTAAATGGACATGACATTGTCATTTGCAAATGGACAAGAATATGCAATAACAGAGGCAAAGGAAGACAAATGAGACAGCGAATCACCTTATGCGTCCTCAGAACAGGGTCGTTGACCATCAATCCAGCTGTTTCTTCATAAACTGAAATTACATAAAACAACTTTTCTCCATCAAAACTGCTCCATACACACAGACACATAAGAGCTGAAGACACGCACGTACATAACATCTGATGGTAAATGAGtcagagaaggaagatgaaccTTGGATAGTCGCAGAATCTCCCTCCAGACGAATGATTTCACCAATGAGTTTATCATAACCGACGCGAACTAACTCGTACATGGCCGCCCCACCCATGCCATCGGCCACCACCACAGGACCCGACACCTGAGACGCAATAGTTCTTTGAGCACTGACTGAAGGGTACAACTCAAAGCACAAAGCAAAAATACAAAGCCAGGCAGACAGACGGACAGACAGAAAGTTTGCCGCCTTCTTCAATCGCAGCGAATTCGCCGATTCGGTTCAAGGAGAGATCTTTACACTCCCGTATAATGGGAGACGGGCAGAGGCAATATTATATTCTTCCCGTGCATCACACTATCATCACATCTACCTCTCAGTGCTATCACCAGACAATCTCGAATATTCTCAGCCCAAAAAGCGCGCGCTCCATCTAAAGTAAGGCGCTGAATTCAGTCCTAGCGAGCTAAAGCTACTGAATaagtcaaaaaaaataaaataaaaaatcaaacttgACCAACGCAGAACGCGAGATCACAAAACCCAGATGCGATCAAGCGCGAGCCGTCGTCCCACGTACTCCCGTCAACCCAAAACGGATACCGAACCAACCAGAAGGAATCCCATCCGGGGGGGAGACGGGGGAAAAAGGCCGCACCTTTCGGACGTATCCGTACTCGCTCTCCTTCTCGGAGTCCTCGAACGTCGTGAGGCGAGATCCGTAGGCGGACGCCATTTACGGCGGCGGGCGTGAAGCTCTCTCGCGATCCGAAGCGACGAACTGAGAGAttcagaaagagagagaagagagagaagcaggcAGAAAAAGGGAAGTTGCTTTTCAGGGGCACGGGAAAGAGGGAGTGGGAGTGGAGGAAGCTCGCTGGCTGGCTGGCTCGCTGCAGAGATCGTCGTCGTTATGTCGGGGATGACGACGCGGTGGCCTGCTGTcgatggtcgattttctttttctttttttttgttactatttttttttttttaactttttgccaATAATTAGCATCCTCGTCCTTTGTCTGCTTTCTCATTCCTCGCCCGCCCCCATGAGTACAGCTGCGTCCCCGAAACGTCCCGTCTCGGAGGGCCGGAGGCAACGACGCCGTTTCTCGAGCTCCGCTTtgttctgttttcgattgagATTTGTGGTTAGGTACCCTGAGTTTTGTTCAAATTAGAAAGAGCCAAGACCACGAAAAGCACCTTCAAACTCTATCCGTTGCAATATATTTTACTCTAAATCTTTTTATGAGAcacgaaaaatcttaaacttttgcaTTCATCATCAAGGTTCCCTTAATAAACAATGTTAAAAATCTGTATATATGGACATTGAAAGCAAATAGTGTTGATGAAATCTTGATGGAGGATAATTTTAGGCAAATGTGTCATGGTAGGTATAGCTCTAAGTTTTTTATATCACGAAAAGTATTcatgataaatatatcacaataaGTATATGACATGcaggcaaaaataaaaacatcaatataACAAAAATTGTCATTTGCAATAGCACCCTTATTGATTATCTCTCCTCTATTTTCACTAGTAGTCTCGATCACCAAATCCCATGAATATATGGCACCCTTATCAATTATCTCTCCTCCATTTCCACCGGTAGCCTTAATCATCAAATCCCGTGAGTATATGCTATATGCTACATTGAAATGCATTGAagttttgaatcaaaatttggTGGATGAGTTGAGTGATTTTTTATAGGGGTGTGCATTGATTTTGGTCCAACTTGAGAACCAAATCAAACCAATCGATTTTGGGGAGTTTCTAAGGAGATTGGTCCCATTCCCAATTTCACATAAGGAACTCGATCGATGGATTTGTTAATATTGAGAAACTTCTGTTTGTAGAGAATAGAAGAAATCACTGGTTATATCGACCATGAAACCAAGCAAGGTAGATCGGTTCTTGGTTCCACAATTGGGAACCGACATGTTTGATCCGATTTTAGGTTTTAGGGTGGAAACCGTCCCATCATGTACCCCTAATATATGACTCAATTTCACTACTCTTGAGATCGGCCATTTTGAACATGGCATGCTAAACTCTATGAACTCTTGATTTGCTCTACTCATTctaggaaaaattctaaatgagaactataaataccattattttctcaaatagagGTGTAAAGTGgatattattttgtattatGGCTTgaagtacttttatttttcttaattaagaGTTTGGAatggatattatttcaaataaaaacttgaaacGGCTACGTTAGTTCTAAAGAATGACCTAACTTTCCAGTTTGTTAAAGACATTTTCATCCCTTACCTTTTTTgaatagtttatttattttttatggttttctttgtcttctttgcCAGCGGTCGATGATGTCCAAAAGAGATGTTGCCCAATCTGGTAAGGGCCATCCTCGCTAGCCACAAGTAAGGGACAGCCACCCTCTCCAGAGTTGGGCGAGAGTCACATTGCTAGTGGCCAGTGGGGGCTTGTAGGGCCTTAACGAGGGTCATTGAGTCCtatatgaagagaaagaaataatttaaaattaaaattgtctttGGACGAAAATGCCTTCAATTGGTTGGAAATCTTTAACCAATCAATGATCGGCAATGTTTGGTCTTTATTTAAGACcaacattatttatttttagacttttatttaagaaaaataaggGCACTTcgaactcttatttaaaatttgtcctcaatataaatatatttttgccgATAGACATACTTCCATCTATAAATTGAGATAGTATATTAACGAATAAAAGGAGGTGAATCAGTGAGAACCAAAATAGTACTGCGAAGGAACGAAAAGAACGATGAAAAGAACCCTCCATTTGAAGAGCCTCAGCCGCATGTATCGGTGTACTTCCCCTCAATTAAATTCGAGGGTCAGGCGAGGTTCGGAATTAGATTCCACCGCAACCCAAAAACGTGTGGAGGAGAAGAGGGGACTTCTTAAAGGTTGAGGTGGGCCCCCCTCTTCCGGGATGGCAAAAGCCGGGCGGAACATCTGCCGCCTGTCCTGTCCTCGGCCCCCGAAAGTCCCCAGCCCCGACAAAACATCCTACGCAGCCTCCCCCGCACGTACGTACTCCGAAAACGTActcgggcgggcgggcgggcggacaGACACGACGCGCCCGACCAACCACCGCCAACTGTAAACCTCGACTCCATCGACCCTCTCGGCCCTGCCGCCGTCTCTCCGTCCACCCGGAGCTGACGGCAGCGCTCCCTCCCCTCGCGCTCGCGACCCGCGTCtccaatcatcttcttcttcttcttcttcttcaggtgGGTTTTTACTGTTTCGTCTGGGGTACGGTCGTTTTTTGGAGCTGCTCTTTTCTTGGGATTTTCCAGCTCGATTCCGGGGATCGCCTGCGCTCTTTGAGTCTCGCGGCTTTGAACATGAGCTGCCGGATTatgggttcttttttttccgtTCTTGATTGTCCCGTCGGCAGCAGAGGTTGCCCGGATTTTAGCTGGGCTCTGCTCCTGTTCCTGTCTTtagttttccttcttcttttctcttttttcgttGGAAGCAAGCGGTAGATAACGTGATTTGAGACTCCGATGCTCGTGGACTTTGGGATTGGTTTACGATCGTACGACACGAAGCTTGGTTTCTGTTTAAGTGTCTTTTGCCTGTGCCCGATTGTCTTCGTTTGCCATTTGTTTCGGTATTTTTGGAGTGAGCTGAAACTGTTGGCCAGTTACTTAATAAGACTGGATGGCAAAGTGGACTGGATTTAGCAGACTGGTTCTTTTCCCCTTCGATTGCTGAAAGACCAGACTGCTTTGATCATCTTTTGCGATTTTTTTGCTTGCTCTTGCCTTCAAAATTGTTGGGCTGTCTGGATTATCCACTATCATTGAAGAGGACATCATCATCTGCATACTTTTGTCGGTGCTTATGGGTTTGCATTTCTTGCTGGAATTTCTTTCCCCAAACTCCATAAATTCCATATCTGAAGTAACAGATGTCCATTTCCCGTATCTTTACACTTGTGGCAGTTCATCCTCTCTGGTCACTTGCCATTTGTTCATTCCTCAACCCTTCAGTAGATCTCTAGGTGCTGAAGTAATTGTATGCGTTCAACTGGGGCTTTGTCTTTCAGAACTTGCTGGGTTGAAATTTTTCACCTCGGTAGATGTCTATATATGTTTGCTTCATGTTCAATCTTTCTGAATTGTACGAGGAAGTCACTTATGGACGTTGCTGATTTGATCCCTTTAAATCTTATTTCAGAATATCAATGACAAATGGCAGCGATGTTGATGCTTTAGTCTCGGGGGATAACTTTATTGGGAAGCTTCCTGACCATCTcttgatagaaatttttgtccGGGTCCCTGTCACAGAGTGGGCACAGATATCTTGTGTTAAAAAGCATTGGGCAAACCTATTCCGTGGGGAATGTTTGTGGCAAGCTGCTCTTGTGAAGTCCTATCCTTTGGCTAGCCAAGCAAAACGGTGGCCAGGTCCAATTCCACGAGGGTTGAGCAGACGGTAaagtttcctttttctgttttttcacgCGTGTTTGCACACACATAGACGTgtagaacaaaataaatgatttccATGGCATTCACAGTTCTGCTTGTTGAAACATGCATGACAATTTGCATGGAGTCTAACGCCACGCGAATACATACTCAAACTATTACTATATAAACTATTCTTTGTAGCACTTCTTGCCTTTTTCTTATTGGCCACACACTCATGACTTTCTTATTGTGGATATGGTATGCACCTTCTGAACAGCTTTAAATCACGTATCCTCTCAGTTAATGCATCTCATCTCCTTCGACTTCAATGAAATGTCTTTTTAGCTGCATAGTTGGTGTGCTAGCTATATTTCATGATTCACAGTGTACTTTACAACATGTGCCCTGATGAGAAAATAGACTATCTGTGTAAGCTTGTCCAACTGCATAATATGACTAGGGTGTTGTAGCAGACTTCTCTAGCAAATTTTGTGAATCCTGAATTCATCTTAGTTTAGctgtttttgaagaaaaattcaatttgcaaGCACAGTCATGTTTTAACCTGCTGCCCAATGATCTCAGGAGATTCGTGGCTTTGTATATAAGTAAACAGATTTTTTCTCTCGATGGAGATATGGATGAAATAGTGGGCCATgcttatctatttttgaaagaGCAGCTTGAACTTTCAACAATGCCTCCTTCCGCGGTTCTTCATGGAACAATGATTGGTATGGCATTTTTTAAACCCAGGTCCTCTTTCTGGTTAGGCTAATGCAGTTCAGGTTAGCTGTTGGATTATGTAAGATAAGCTCTTCCAGTTACATTGATCATCTTTGATTAATATATTGATGCTAGTATTCTGTGAAGTTTGATGGTAAACAAAAACTTACTATCTAGAAAAAAGGAC
The window above is part of the Eucalyptus grandis isolate ANBG69807.140 chromosome 6, ASM1654582v1, whole genome shotgun sequence genome. Proteins encoded here:
- the LOC104450698 gene encoding V-type proton ATPase catalytic subunit A; translation: MASAYGSRLTTFEDSEKESEYGYVRKVSGPVVVADGMGGAAMYELVRVGYDKLIGEIIRLEGDSATIQVYEETAGLMVNDPVLRTHKPLSVELGPGILGNIFDGIQRPLKTIAKISGDVYIPRGVSVPALDKDILWEFQPKKIGEGDLLTGGDLYATVFENSLMQHHVALPPDSMGKITYIAPPGQYSLKDTVLELEFQGVKKQLTMLQTWPVRTPRPVASKLAADTPLLTGQRVLDALFPSVLGGTCAIPGAFGCGKTVISQALSKYSNSEAVVYVGCGERGNEMAEVLMDFPQLTMTLPDGREESVMKRTTLVANTSNMPVAAREASIYTGITIAEYFRDMGRNVSMMADSTSRWAEALREISGRLAEMPADSGYPAYLAARLASFYERAGKVKCLGGPERTGSVTIVGAVSPPGGDFSDPVTSATLSIVQVFWGLDKKLAQRKHFPSVNWLISYSKYSSALESFYDQFDPDFINIRTKAREVLQREDDLNEIVQLVGKDALAEGDKITLETAKLLREDYLAQNAFTPYDKFCPFYKSVWMMRNIIHFYNLANQAVERAAGMDGQKITYTLIKHRVGDLFYRLVSQKFEDPAEGEEALVAKFKKLHEDLTAGFRNLEDETR
- the LOC104450699 gene encoding uncharacterized protein LOC104450699, with product MTNGSDVDALVSGDNFIGKLPDHLLIEIFVRVPVTEWAQISCVKKHWANLFRGECLWQAALVKSYPLASQAKRWPGPIPRGLSRRRFVALYISKQIFSLDGDMDEIVGHAYLFLKEQLELSTMPPSAVLHGTMIDQFIACGKSRDVANELASQIWIAVLDNLEENEHTFLLLKRLAQEADVFLPYPYSRSSKIQWRVFEKLFTDFRDCFNHVDYYDVLSCAKNRFQPIPSAWLGY